The following proteins come from a genomic window of Caloenas nicobarica isolate bCalNic1 chromosome 6, bCalNic1.hap1, whole genome shotgun sequence:
- the TMEM37 gene encoding voltage-dependent calcium channel gamma-like subunit: MTAIGAQAQRLLVRRRPQKSFFETLIRSLIILCVAIAVVLSSISVCDGRWLFARGQLFGLWHFCTISNGSVLKCVTDLSLANVEGLSMGMIPIRSMVAFAVVVAIFGLELLMVSQVCEDANARRKWSMGSVLILCSFLLSATGVLSFSILVKDHLTFTGFALTYWCEFIAAFLFFLNGISGLHINSLTHPRNRVGKI, encoded by the exons ATGACGGCCATCGGGGCGCAG GCGCAGAGGCTGCTGGTGCGCCGGAGACCACAGAAATCCTTCTTTGAAACACTCATCAGGAGCTTGATCATCTTGTGTGTGGCGATAGCGGTGGTCTTGTCATCCATCTCTGTCTGCGATGGCCGCTGGCTCTTTGCGAGGGGGCAGCTCTTCGGACTGTGGCACTTCTGCACCATTAGCAATGGCAGTGTCCTGAAGTGTGTCACTGACCTCAGCCTGGCCAACGTGGAGGGGCTGAGCATGGGGATGATTCCCATAAGAAGCATGGTCGCCTTTGCTGTTGTGGTTGCCATCTTTGGCCTGGAGCTCCTGATGGTGTCCCAAGTCTGTGAGGATGCCAACGCAAGGCGGAAGTGGTCAATGGGCTCGGTTCTCATCCTCTGCTCGTTTTTGCTGTCGGCCACCGGGGTTTTGAGCTTCTCCATCCTTGTGAAGGATCACCTCACCTTCACAGGTTTTGCGCTGACATACTGGTGTGAGTTCATCGctgcctttctcttcttccttaaTGGGATCAGTGGACTTCACATCAACAGCCTCACACACCCCAGGAACAGGGTAGGCAAAATCTAG